In Lodderomyces elongisporus chromosome 1, complete sequence, a genomic segment contains:
- the CCS1 gene encoding copper chaperone yields the protein MTASPFEIIFAVPMECKACVDSIAQALSPLDGITKFDINLDRNLVITEGTLPPSAIARAIQETGRDAIIRGTGKPDTAGVCILESFDPKDIKQPVKGLARIVQVSSEDSIIDLTVNGLPRGTYYPSIRATGNLSRGALSTGSLFYKLDPINVDEPANQSTTINSIGAVTISNNKEGEFFSGQSFLHAKLNVPELIGRSIILSKLENEISPDSLCGVIARSAGAWENDKQICSCSGKTVWQERTDARSRGVAV from the coding sequence ATGACTGCGAGCCCTTTTGAAATAATTTTTGCTGTGCCAATGGAATGCAAAGCCTGTGTTGACTCCATTGCACAAGCACTTTCTCCGCTTGACGGAATCACCAAATTTGATATAAATTTAGACCGCAATCTTGTCATTACTGAAGGCACACTACCTCCAAGTGCAATTGCGAGAGCTATTCAGGAAACAGGAAGAGATGCGATTATACGAGGCACGGGCAAACCAGACACTGCCGGCGTCTGTATTTTGGAGTCATTTGACCCTAAGGATATCAAACAACCAGTTAAGGGATTGGCTCGTATTGTGCAAGTGTCGAGCGAGGATAGCATTATTGATCTCACGGTGAACGGCTTACCTCGAGGAACTTATTACCCTTCGATTCGAGCTACTGGCAACCTTTCTCGTGGTGCTTTATCCACGGGCTCATTATTCTACAAGTTGGACCCAATCAATGTTGACGAGCCGGCTAACCAACTGACTACAATCAACTCTATTGGCGCTGTTACCATTAGCAATAATAAGGAAGGGGAATTTTTTTCCGGCCAATCATTCCTACATGCCAAGTTGAATGTTCCTGAGCTAATAGGGAGAAGTATTATCTTGTCAAAATTGGAGAATGAAATCTCACCTGACTCCTTGTGTGGTGTAATTGCTAGATCTGCAGGTGCATGGGAAAATGATAAGCAAATATGTAGCTGTAGCGGAAAGACTGTATGGCAAGAGAGAACAGATGCCAGATCCAGAGGTGTTGCAGTTTAG